The Lutibacter sp. Hel_I_33_5 genome has a window encoding:
- a CDS encoding M48 family metallopeptidase: MKKYLAILFVCVLFIECSTVPITGRKRVNFVSDAQVLPASFAQYKGFLEKNKLSANREMTNEIKQVGKNVSAAVDRFMRANGMQSEANSYRWEFNLIDDKTVNAWCMPGGKVVFYTGIMPICDNIDGVAAVMGHEVAHAFAKHGQERMSSAQVQQLGGVALAIGTAGSKNPRQAQMWNMIYGVGSQLGMLSFSRTHETEADRLGLVFMLMAGYNGEEAAEVWVRMSQRAGSKNAPPEFLSTHPSNQSRIQDLKAYLPTAKKFAEKFNKQAEMQLNGQ; this comes from the coding sequence ATGAAAAAATATTTAGCCATATTGTTTGTTTGTGTACTATTTATAGAATGTAGTACCGTACCAATTACAGGACGTAAGAGAGTGAATTTTGTAAGTGATGCACAAGTGTTACCTGCAAGTTTTGCACAATACAAAGGGTTTTTAGAGAAAAACAAATTGTCTGCCAATAGAGAAATGACAAATGAAATTAAGCAAGTTGGTAAAAATGTTTCTGCTGCTGTAGATAGATTTATGCGTGCAAATGGTATGCAGAGTGAAGCAAATTCTTATCGCTGGGAATTTAATTTAATAGATGATAAAACGGTAAACGCTTGGTGTATGCCAGGAGGAAAAGTAGTTTTTTATACCGGTATCATGCCGATTTGTGATAATATTGATGGTGTAGCAGCAGTGATGGGACATGAAGTTGCTCATGCTTTTGCTAAACATGGACAAGAGCGTATGTCATCAGCACAAGTACAACAACTAGGTGGAGTAGCACTTGCAATTGGAACTGCTGGGAGTAAAAATCCGCGTCAAGCTCAAATGTGGAATATGATTTATGGTGTAGGTTCTCAATTAGGAATGTTATCATTTAGTAGAACACACGAAACGGAAGCAGACAGATTAGGATTAGTTTTTATGTTAATGGCAGGTTATAATGGTGAAGAAGCTGCAGAAGTTTGGGTTCGTATGAGTCAACGAGCTGGATCTAAAAATGCGCCACCAGAATTTTTAAGCACACATCCATCAAATCAATCTAGAATTCAAGATTTAAAGGCATATTTGCCAACTGCCAAAAAGTTTGCAGAAAAATTTAATAAACAAGCAGAAATGCAATTGAATGGACAATAA
- a CDS encoding DUF1572 domain-containing protein, with protein sequence MNTTYLSSAKKQFEYYKSLGDKTFNQLTEDQLFWTSNNDDNSIAIIVKHIAGNMLSRWTNFLTEDGEKDWRNRDDEFVNSFTTKEEIIACWESGWKCLFETINSLETDDLEKIIYIRNQGHTITEAINRQLCHYSYHVGQIVFLGKLLLGDDWNTLSVAKNASKEYNDDKFSKEKTKNILRKICNLLLYLSIYLYDIV encoded by the coding sequence ATGAATACAACTTATCTTTCTAGCGCTAAAAAACAATTTGAATATTATAAATCACTTGGCGACAAAACTTTTAATCAATTAACTGAAGATCAACTATTTTGGACTTCAAATAATGATGATAATTCTATTGCTATTATTGTAAAACATATAGCTGGGAATATGCTGTCTAGATGGACAAATTTCTTAACTGAAGATGGTGAAAAGGATTGGCGAAATAGAGATGATGAATTTGTAAATTCTTTTACAACCAAAGAAGAAATAATTGCTTGTTGGGAAAGTGGTTGGAAATGTTTATTTGAAACAATAAATTCATTAGAAACAGATGATTTAGAAAAAATTATCTACATAAGAAATCAAGGACACACGATTACTGAAGCAATAAATAGACAGTTATGTCATTATTCGTATCATGTTGGACAAATTGTTTTTCTTGGAAAGCTTTTGTTAGGTGATGATTGGAATACGTTATCTGTTGCAAAAAATGCTTCAAAAGAGTATAATGATGATAAGTTTAGCAAAGAAAAAACAAAAAACATTTTACGGAAGATTTGTAATTTATTGTTGTATCTTTCTATTTATTTATATGATATAGTATGA
- the folD gene encoding bifunctional methylenetetrahydrofolate dehydrogenase/methenyltetrahydrofolate cyclohydrolase FolD translates to MILLDGKKTSADIKEEIALDVRELKANDEKTPHLAAIIVGSDGASITYVNAKVKACERVGFESTLIRLPEDTTEEDLLNEIAILNVDNDIDGFIVQLPLPKHIDEQKILMAVDPDKDVDGFHPTNVGKMALNLPTFISATPFGILELLDRYNVETSGKNVVVIGRSHIVGSPMSILLSQKRKVGNATVTITHSRTKNLKEITLQADIIIAALGIPEFLKADMVKDNVTVIDVGITRMADPSKKRGFRLVGDVAFNEVAKKAAYITPVPGGVGPMTIAMLLKNTLLARKRRSK, encoded by the coding sequence ATGATTTTATTAGACGGAAAAAAGACATCAGCAGATATTAAAGAAGAAATAGCATTAGACGTTAGAGAATTAAAAGCTAATGATGAAAAAACACCTCATCTTGCTGCAATTATTGTTGGTAGTGATGGTGCAAGTATTACCTATGTAAATGCTAAAGTAAAAGCCTGTGAACGTGTTGGGTTTGAATCTACTTTAATTCGTCTACCTGAAGATACAACTGAAGAAGATTTACTAAATGAAATTGCTATTTTAAATGTTGATAACGATATAGATGGATTTATTGTTCAGTTACCTTTACCAAAGCATATTGATGAACAAAAAATATTAATGGCAGTTGATCCTGATAAAGATGTTGATGGTTTTCATCCTACCAATGTTGGGAAAATGGCTTTAAATTTACCAACTTTTATTTCTGCGACTCCATTCGGAATCCTAGAATTATTAGATCGTTATAACGTAGAAACTTCAGGTAAAAATGTAGTTGTTATTGGTAGAAGTCATATTGTAGGAAGTCCGATGAGTATTTTACTATCTCAAAAAAGAAAGGTTGGAAATGCTACCGTAACCATTACGCATAGTAGAACTAAAAATCTAAAAGAAATTACTTTACAAGCTGATATTATTATTGCTGCATTGGGGATTCCAGAGTTTTTAAAAGCAGATATGGTTAAAGACAATGTTACTGTAATTGATGTTGGAATTACTAGAATGGCAGATCCAAGTAAGAAAAGAGGTTTCCGTTTAGTTGGTGATGTTGCTTTTAATGAAGTTGCTAAAAAGGCTGCTTATATTACACCAGTTCCTGGCGGCGTTGGTCCAATGACCATAGCAATGTTGCTTAAAAATACATTATTAGCTCGTAAAAGAAGAAGTAAGTAG
- a CDS encoding D-arabinono-1,4-lactone oxidase produces MKRRKFLKGTGIVLGATAIGGLAGLNVINSKISENLDSSLLLKESNKWSNWSGGQVCEPSSFFIPKNEQDLINKLKTTSNKFRVVGGGHSFSPVVPTNDILSSLKNLNKIISIDKNAKEVTVQSGIPLSDLTPQLHKNGLAFLNQGDIDKQTLGGAVSTSTHGTGKDLQSFAGFVKKFKLIIANGEILNCSSEENSEIFYGGTVALGSLGIVTEYTVQLTDTYKLEEKVYPADLNETLDNFWNLVEENRNFEIFPFFYSDQVVVKTLNKTSKNITKVEQPFLSDDFLLALGLTLSGDSGSRTDKVQNLISGLIDSTSKINDSYKIYPSVRNVKFNEMEYQIPKEKGIACVREILKTGQKLKVPIFFPLEIRVVKQDDFWMSPFYKRDVMSISVHQFADKEYNKYFPIFHEIFKRYEGRPHWGKLSYYDREGIKKLYPKYDDFVKLRNELDPKKRFSNDYINKIFG; encoded by the coding sequence ATGAAGCGAAGGAAATTTTTAAAAGGAACAGGAATTGTTCTTGGCGCAACTGCCATTGGAGGTTTAGCAGGATTAAATGTTATTAATTCTAAAATAAGCGAAAATTTAGATTCCTCTCTTCTATTAAAAGAATCTAATAAATGGAGTAATTGGTCAGGAGGTCAAGTGTGTGAACCTTCTTCTTTTTTTATCCCTAAAAACGAACAGGATTTAATAAATAAATTAAAAACCACTTCTAATAAATTTAGAGTTGTTGGTGGAGGTCATTCATTTAGTCCGGTGGTGCCTACTAATGATATTTTATCAAGCTTAAAAAACTTAAATAAAATAATATCAATAGATAAGAATGCTAAAGAAGTAACTGTTCAATCTGGAATACCTTTAAGTGATTTAACTCCTCAATTACATAAAAATGGTTTAGCATTTCTAAATCAAGGGGATATTGATAAACAAACCTTAGGTGGTGCAGTTTCAACTTCTACACATGGTACGGGTAAGGATTTACAAAGTTTTGCTGGTTTTGTTAAAAAGTTTAAATTAATCATAGCAAACGGAGAAATATTAAATTGTTCTTCAGAAGAAAATAGTGAGATTTTTTATGGAGGAACTGTAGCCTTAGGAAGTTTAGGAATAGTTACAGAATATACGGTACAACTAACTGATACTTATAAATTAGAAGAGAAAGTGTATCCAGCGGATTTAAACGAAACTTTGGACAATTTTTGGAATTTAGTAGAAGAAAATAGAAATTTTGAAATATTTCCATTCTTCTATTCTGATCAAGTAGTAGTTAAAACATTGAATAAAACATCAAAAAATATTACAAAAGTAGAGCAGCCTTTTTTGAGTGATGATTTTTTATTAGCCTTAGGATTAACACTTTCTGGTGATTCTGGTTCTAGAACCGATAAAGTTCAGAATTTAATTTCTGGATTAATAGACTCGACGTCTAAAATAAACGATAGTTATAAAATATACCCTAGTGTTAGAAATGTAAAATTTAATGAAATGGAATATCAAATTCCAAAAGAGAAGGGAATAGCTTGTGTAAGAGAAATTTTAAAAACTGGACAAAAATTGAAGGTTCCTATCTTTTTTCCTTTGGAAATTAGGGTTGTAAAACAAGATGACTTTTGGATGAGTCCATTTTATAAAAGAGATGTTATGTCTATTTCTGTACATCAATTCGCAGATAAGGAATACAATAAATACTTTCCAATCTTTCATGAAATATTTAAAAGATATGAAGGCCGTCCTCATTGGGGAAAATTAAGTTATTACGACAGAGAAGGAATTAAAAAACTATATCCTAAATATGACGATTTTGTTAAATTAAGAAACGAATTAGACCCCAAAAAACGTTTTTCTAACGATTATATTAATAAAATTTTTGGGTAA
- a CDS encoding helicase HerA-like domain-containing protein yields MSRKEEFFDFIANGYKTKGEFLELGAAMLGEETITDAIVKIPLKTLNRHGLIAGATGTGKTKTLQVLAENLSEKGVPVLLMDIKGDLSGLAQPSPGHPKIDERHVKIGFPFEAKKFPIEILTISEQKGVKLRATVSEFGPVLLSRILDLTETQSGIVAIIFKYCDDNKLPLLDLKDFKKVLQFVTQEGKEEIQAEYGRISTSSTGSILRKIIEIEQQGGELFFGEKSFEVDDLTRIDENGKGIISVLRLTDIQDKPKLFSTFMLQLLAEVYETFPEQGDSDRPELIIFIDEAHLVFKEASKALLSQIESIVKLIRSKGIGLYFVTQNPKDVPEDVLAQLGLKIQHALRAFTAKDRKAIKLAAENYPSSEYYDTKEVLTQLGIGEAFVSVLNEKGIPTPLARTMLRAPMSRMDVLTDREIKQVLDNSRLIPKYNDEVDRDSAYELLNKKIEKINKKKTADEKKKEEAKTKRRSSSTSRRSTRMNPIVKVLTSATFIRAAFGILKKVLR; encoded by the coding sequence ATGAGTAGAAAGGAAGAATTTTTCGATTTCATTGCCAACGGTTATAAAACAAAAGGTGAGTTTTTAGAACTTGGAGCAGCAATGCTAGGTGAAGAGACCATAACCGATGCTATTGTAAAAATTCCTTTAAAAACTTTAAATCGTCATGGTTTAATAGCTGGAGCAACGGGAACAGGAAAAACAAAAACACTACAAGTGTTGGCAGAAAACTTGTCAGAAAAAGGCGTTCCAGTTTTATTAATGGATATAAAAGGAGATTTATCTGGTTTAGCACAACCAAGTCCTGGGCATCCAAAAATTGATGAACGACACGTAAAAATTGGTTTTCCCTTTGAAGCAAAAAAGTTTCCAATAGAAATCTTAACTATTTCAGAACAAAAAGGAGTAAAGCTGCGCGCAACAGTTTCAGAATTTGGTCCTGTTTTATTATCTAGAATTTTAGACTTAACTGAAACACAATCGGGTATTGTAGCAATCATCTTTAAATATTGCGATGATAATAAATTACCATTACTAGATTTAAAAGACTTTAAAAAAGTACTACAGTTTGTAACGCAAGAAGGAAAAGAAGAAATTCAAGCAGAATATGGTAGAATTTCTACGTCTAGTACAGGATCAATTTTACGTAAAATCATAGAAATAGAACAACAAGGAGGCGAGTTGTTTTTTGGAGAGAAATCTTTCGAAGTAGATGATTTAACAAGAATAGATGAAAACGGAAAAGGAATCATTTCTGTATTACGTTTAACCGATATTCAAGACAAACCAAAATTATTTTCAACCTTTATGCTACAATTATTGGCAGAGGTGTATGAAACGTTTCCAGAACAAGGCGATAGCGACAGACCAGAATTAATCATCTTTATAGATGAAGCGCATTTAGTGTTTAAAGAAGCTTCAAAAGCGCTGTTATCACAAATAGAAAGCATCGTTAAGTTAATTCGTTCTAAAGGAATTGGATTGTACTTTGTCACTCAGAATCCTAAAGATGTCCCAGAAGATGTCTTAGCACAATTAGGATTAAAAATTCAGCATGCATTAAGAGCATTTACAGCAAAAGACAGAAAAGCCATTAAGTTAGCGGCAGAAAATTATCCGAGTTCAGAATATTACGACACCAAAGAAGTCTTAACTCAGTTAGGAATTGGAGAAGCCTTTGTATCCGTTTTAAACGAAAAAGGAATTCCAACACCATTAGCAAGAACTATGTTGCGTGCACCTATGAGTAGAATGGATGTGTTAACAGATAGAGAAATTAAACAAGTGTTAGATAATTCTCGATTGATCCCTAAATACAATGATGAGGTAGATAGAGATAGCGCTTACGAATTGTTGAATAAGAAAATAGAAAAAATCAATAAAAAGAAAACTGCTGACGAAAAAAAGAAAGAAGAAGCAAAAACGAAAAGAAGATCGTCATCAACATCAAGAAGAAGCACAAGAATGAATCCTATTGTTAAAGTTTTAACAAGTGCAACATTTATAAGAGCTGCCTTCGGAATCCTTAAAAAAGTATTACGTTAA
- a CDS encoding DinB family protein, translating into MNKNEIVDALEEKHQKLFNWLENQPEENWIAGPDGRWTTGQHVLHLVDSLKKLNKAMGFPKFLLKYKFGVSNRDLRSYNEVAKRYQEKLDANKERARVFNKELGKPTLEEKKQLITSLQIQNKKLQHKTNKWKDKNLDNLIIPHPLMGKMPVREIVMWTAHHTEHHLETLTKDY; encoded by the coding sequence ATGAACAAAAATGAAATAGTTGACGCATTAGAAGAAAAACATCAAAAATTATTTAATTGGTTAGAAAATCAGCCAGAAGAAAATTGGATAGCTGGTCCAGATGGAAGATGGACAACAGGGCAGCATGTTCTTCATTTAGTTGATTCATTAAAAAAGCTAAATAAGGCGATGGGTTTTCCTAAATTTTTATTGAAATATAAATTTGGGGTTTCTAATAGAGATTTACGTTCCTACAATGAAGTTGCAAAACGATATCAAGAAAAGTTAGATGCAAATAAAGAAAGAGCTAGAGTTTTTAATAAAGAGCTAGGAAAACCAACTTTGGAAGAAAAAAAACAGTTAATAACTTCGTTACAAATTCAGAATAAAAAATTACAGCATAAAACCAACAAGTGGAAGGATAAGAATTTAGACAATCTAATTATACCGCATCCTTTAATGGGAAAAATGCCAGTACGGGAAATTGTGATGTGGACCGCACATCATACAGAACATCATTTAGAAACGCTTACCAAAGATTATTAA
- a CDS encoding MFS transporter, with protein sequence MLKIGDKKLINGWAFYDWANSVYSLVISTAIFPLYFSAITEGKTVSFLWMDWEHPDSLYSYALSFSFLVVALISPILSGIADYTGSKKKFMKFFCWLGGLSVMSLYFFDGIDTVWIGIVFTVLASIGFWASIVFYNAYLPEVAHPEQQDRASAKGFIYGYSGSVILLIINLIMIQMPDLFGITTGMASRISFVLVGIWWIGFAQVTFKRLPNDIYNKQPDNDYIWKGYRELKIVAKEAMNYPTLKRFLIAFFLLSIGVQTIILMAAIFGSSELGLPAINMIITILLVQIVAILGALLFSRLSEKWGNIKALKVTLGIWTLVCFSAFMLDKSQENVALYFYGLGGMLGLVQGAIQSLTRSTYSKLLPETEDHATYFSFYDVTEKIAIVLGTLVYGALYALTDSMQWSVLALAIFFLASFIVLSTLKKTKYVQ encoded by the coding sequence ATGCTTAAAATAGGAGATAAGAAATTAATTAATGGATGGGCTTTTTATGATTGGGCAAATTCAGTGTATTCTTTAGTAATAAGTACCGCAATTTTCCCATTATATTTTAGTGCAATTACAGAAGGGAAAACAGTTTCTTTTCTTTGGATGGATTGGGAGCATCCAGATAGCTTGTACAGTTATGCGTTATCATTTTCTTTTTTAGTAGTAGCTCTTATTTCTCCAATATTATCAGGTATTGCAGATTATACAGGAAGCAAGAAAAAATTTATGAAGTTCTTTTGTTGGTTAGGAGGTTTGTCAGTTATGAGTTTATACTTTTTTGATGGAATTGATACAGTTTGGATTGGTATTGTATTTACTGTTTTGGCAAGTATAGGTTTTTGGGCAAGTATCGTTTTTTACAATGCATATTTGCCAGAAGTTGCACATCCAGAACAGCAAGATAGAGCCAGTGCAAAAGGGTTTATTTATGGATATTCTGGATCTGTTATTTTGTTGATCATTAATTTAATAATGATTCAAATGCCAGATTTATTTGGTATAACAACAGGAATGGCTTCACGTATTTCATTTGTACTAGTTGGGATTTGGTGGATTGGTTTTGCCCAAGTCACTTTTAAAAGATTGCCTAATGATATATATAACAAACAACCCGATAATGATTATATCTGGAAAGGATATAGAGAATTAAAAATTGTTGCTAAAGAAGCAATGAATTACCCAACTTTAAAACGTTTTTTAATAGCATTCTTTTTATTAAGTATTGGTGTGCAAACTATTATTTTAATGGCTGCTATCTTTGGATCTTCAGAATTAGGTTTACCAGCAATAAATATGATAATTACAATTTTATTAGTTCAAATTGTGGCGATATTAGGCGCTTTACTTTTTTCAAGGTTGTCAGAAAAATGGGGAAATATTAAAGCCTTAAAAGTTACTTTAGGTATTTGGACATTAGTTTGTTTTAGTGCTTTTATGTTAGATAAAAGTCAAGAAAATGTAGCATTATATTTTTATGGGTTAGGAGGGATGTTAGGTTTGGTACAAGGAGCAATTCAATCATTAACAAGATCTACGTATTCTAAATTATTACCAGAAACTGAAGACCATGCCACTTATTTTAGTTTTTATGATGTAACAGAAAAAATAGCAATTGTATTAGGGACTTTAGTTTATGGAGCGTTATATGCGTTAACTGACTCTATGCAATGGTCTGTTTTAGCATTAGCAATTTTCTTTTTAGCGTCTTTTATTGTGTTAAGCACGTTGAAGAAAACTAAATATGTGCAATAA
- the ffh gene encoding signal recognition particle protein, whose translation MFNNLSEKLDKALHTLKGHGRITEVNVAETLKEVRRALLDADVNFKIAKEFTKRVQTKAIGQDVLTTLNPGQLMVKLVKDELTDLMGGETVGINLGGSPTVILMSGLQGSGKTTFSGKLANFLTTKKAKNVLLVGCDVYRPAAINQLQVVGEQIGVEVYAEVGNNNPVEISQNAIKHAKANSKNVVIIDTAGRLAVDEEMMTEISNIHKAVNPQETLFVVDSMTGQDAVNTAKAFNDVLNFDGVILTKLDGDTRGGAALTIKSVVDKPIKFIGTGEKMEAIDIFHPDRMADRILGMGDVISLVERAQDQYDEEEARKLQKKIAKNQFGFDDFLSQIQQIKKMGNMKDLVGMIPGAGKAMKDVDIDDDAFKGIEAIIHSMTPSERSTPASINSSRKKRIAKGSGTTIQEINQLMKQFNQMSKMMKMMQGGGGKKMMQMMKGMK comes from the coding sequence ATGTTTAATAATTTAAGCGAAAAATTAGATAAAGCCCTACATACCTTAAAAGGTCATGGAAGAATTACAGAAGTAAATGTTGCAGAAACACTAAAAGAAGTTAGAAGAGCACTTTTAGATGCTGATGTAAACTTTAAAATAGCCAAAGAATTTACTAAAAGAGTACAAACCAAAGCCATTGGTCAAGACGTATTAACTACGTTAAATCCTGGGCAATTAATGGTAAAGTTGGTTAAGGATGAATTAACTGATTTAATGGGTGGAGAAACCGTAGGAATTAACCTTGGTGGATCTCCAACTGTAATTTTAATGTCTGGTTTACAAGGTTCTGGTAAAACTACTTTTTCTGGAAAATTGGCAAATTTCTTAACAACTAAAAAAGCTAAAAATGTTTTATTAGTAGGTTGTGATGTTTATCGTCCAGCAGCAATTAATCAATTACAAGTAGTTGGAGAACAAATTGGTGTAGAAGTATATGCAGAAGTTGGAAATAATAATCCTGTAGAAATTTCTCAAAACGCTATTAAACATGCAAAAGCAAATAGTAAAAATGTAGTTATTATTGATACGGCTGGTCGTTTGGCAGTTGATGAAGAAATGATGACTGAAATTTCTAACATTCATAAAGCTGTAAATCCACAAGAAACATTATTTGTTGTAGATTCTATGACAGGTCAAGATGCTGTAAATACTGCAAAAGCTTTTAATGATGTTTTAAATTTTGATGGTGTTATTCTTACAAAACTAGATGGTGATACACGTGGTGGAGCTGCATTAACCATTAAATCTGTTGTTGATAAACCAATTAAGTTTATTGGTACTGGAGAGAAAATGGAAGCTATAGATATATTCCATCCAGATAGAATGGCAGATCGTATTCTTGGAATGGGAGATGTTATTTCTTTAGTAGAAAGAGCCCAAGATCAATATGATGAAGAAGAAGCTAGAAAACTACAAAAGAAAATCGCTAAAAATCAGTTTGGTTTTGATGATTTCTTAAGTCAGATTCAACAAATCAAAAAGATGGGTAACATGAAAGATTTGGTGGGTATGATTCCTGGTGCTGGAAAAGCTATGAAAGATGTAGATATTGATGATGATGCTTTTAAAGGTATTGAAGCGATTATTCATTCTATGACGCCTTCGGAAAGAAGCACACCAGCATCAATAAATTCAAGTAGAAAAAAGAGAATTGCAAAAGGATCTGGAACAACCATACAAGAAATTAACCAGTTGATGAAGCAATTCAATCAAATGAGTAAAATGATGAAGATGATGCAAGGCGGTGGCGGAAAGAAAATGATGCAAATGATGAAAGGAATGAAGTAA
- a CDS encoding cupin domain-containing protein, whose protein sequence is MKKKYSIQKTPFVVPTTDGKLIEEHFGNATDGNSQISIAHMIAPPKWSEPFQTPEFDEYTYIIKGKKQFIIDGETVVLEAGQSIKIDKNTRVQYSNPFDNECEYIAICLPAFSMDLVNREEE, encoded by the coding sequence ATGAAAAAAAAATATTCAATTCAGAAAACACCATTTGTTGTACCAACAACAGATGGAAAGTTAATAGAAGAACATTTTGGGAATGCTACAGACGGAAATTCGCAAATAAGCATTGCACATATGATTGCGCCTCCAAAGTGGAGCGAACCTTTTCAAACACCAGAATTTGATGAATATACCTATATCATAAAAGGTAAAAAACAATTTATCATCGATGGTGAAACGGTAGTTCTAGAAGCTGGTCAATCCATTAAAATAGATAAAAATACCCGTGTTCAATATTCAAACCCTTTTGATAATGAATGCGAATATATTGCTATTTGTTTACCTGCTTTTTCTATGGATTTAGTCAATCGAGAAGAAGAATAG
- the msrB gene encoding peptide-methionine (R)-S-oxide reductase MsrB has product MRKLVAFFIIGILLSCATKAQNKTEEKKYTVTKTDAEWKRLLSPVQYYVLREAGTERPFTSPLNKNHKKGTFTCAACKTPLYKSEHKFDSGTGWPSFDRAIKGNVELDVDYKIGYARTELKCNTCGSHLGHSFKDGPKETTGMRHCINGIALEFVPKN; this is encoded by the coding sequence ATGAGGAAATTAGTTGCCTTTTTTATTATTGGAATTTTATTGAGTTGTGCTACCAAAGCTCAAAATAAAACTGAAGAAAAAAAATATACCGTTACAAAGACTGATGCAGAATGGAAACGTCTTTTAAGTCCAGTACAGTATTATGTTTTACGTGAAGCTGGAACTGAAAGACCTTTTACAAGCCCGCTAAATAAAAATCACAAAAAAGGAACATTTACCTGTGCTGCATGTAAAACTCCTTTATATAAATCTGAACACAAATTTGATTCTGGTACTGGTTGGCCCTCTTTTGATAGAGCCATAAAAGGAAATGTAGAATTAGATGTAGATTATAAAATTGGGTATGCCAGAACCGAATTAAAATGTAATACTTGTGGAAGCCATTTAGGGCATTCTTTTAAAGATGGCCCTAAAGAAACAACAGGTATGCGACATTGCATAAATGGAATTGCTTTAGAGTTTGTTCCAAAAAATTGA